From Paracoccus suum, the proteins below share one genomic window:
- a CDS encoding MarR family winged helix-turn-helix transcriptional regulator, translating to MLSQVQNLPARNEGEDPRARYFESIHLLERLHRLLLDLVKDEFERLGIDLNPVQAMLLYNLGGSEVSAGELRSRGMYQGSNVSYNLKKLVMMGYVHHERSDIDRRAVRIRLTPQGIAIRRTVAALFARHADGLAMSGTLDDPPLEGVNRQWRRIERFWGDQIRYIY from the coding sequence CTTTCACAAGTTCAAAACCTGCCTGCCCGCAACGAGGGTGAGGACCCGCGCGCCCGCTATTTCGAAAGCATCCACCTGCTCGAGCGGTTGCACCGGCTGCTGCTGGACCTGGTGAAGGACGAGTTCGAGCGGCTCGGGATCGATCTGAACCCGGTTCAGGCCATGCTGCTCTACAACCTCGGGGGCTCGGAGGTTTCGGCGGGCGAGTTGCGCTCGCGCGGCATGTATCAGGGCAGCAACGTCAGCTATAACCTGAAGAAGCTGGTGATGATGGGCTATGTCCATCACGAACGCTCGGATATCGACCGCCGCGCGGTGAGGATCCGCCTGACGCCCCAAGGCATCGCGATCCGCCGCACCGTGGCGGCCCTGTTCGCGCGCCATGCCGACGGCCTTGCGATGTCGGGCACGCTCGACGATCCGCCGCTGGAGGGGGTGAATCGCCAGTGGCGCCGGATCGAGCGTTTCTGGGGCGATCAGATCCGCTACATTTACTGA